In a genomic window of Salmo trutta chromosome 32, fSalTru1.1, whole genome shotgun sequence:
- the LOC115171313 gene encoding inward rectifier potassium channel 4-like isoform X2, with amino-acid sequence MNNYNGKISTTGTSQLRSRFVKKNGHCNVVFSNMEEKSQRYLADIFTTCVDIRWRYLLLLFCSTFLSSWMFFGIIFYSVSRAHGDFDEHPGMSSSSGLEGNGLGVGEVEGVQKKWQPCLLHVEGLVGAFLFSVETQTTIGYGWRCVTEECPVAVITVVVQSIVGCIIDSFMLGTIMVKMARPKKRNQTLLFSKNAVISLRDGKLCLMWRVGNLRKSHIVEAHVRAQLIRPYVTAEGEFIPLEQRDLNVGYDEGIDRLFLVSPLVIVHEIDEDSPLYTVSRADLESDDFEIVVILEGMVEATAMTTQARSSYLAKEILWGHRFEPVIFEDRTKYQVDYARFHKTYEVPSTPHCSAKELSETASRPASSASSHSVFPTSPRIPQHLVTPHSPSAFCYENEVALSCGEDEDELDRQMGKDREEESRNSVSVDFHNLFQDTATMTSGSNVLCVLDMDNQMDFDILQTTITRDPLTYKSESGI; translated from the coding sequence ATGAACAATTACAACGGAAAGATCTCTACTACAGGAACGAGCCAACTAAGAAGTCGCTTCGTCAAGAAAAATGGGCATTGCAACGTGGTATTCTCTAACATGGAGGAGAAATCCCAACGTTACCTGGCCGACATCTTTACCACCTGCGTGGACATTCGCTGGAGATACTTACTACTCCTCTTCTGCTCGACCTTCCTGTCCTCCTGGATGTTTTTTGGAATAATCTTCTATTCAGTTTCCAGAGCCCATGGGGATTTTGATGAGCACCCTGGAATGAGTTCCTCTTCAGGGTTGGAAGGGAATGGGCTTGGGGTTGGTGAAGTTGAAGGGGTGCAGAAAAAGTGGCAGCCATGCCTCCTTCATGTGGAGGGCTTGGTCGGAGCCTTCCTATTCTCCGTCGAGACCCAGACCACCATTGGTTATGGGTGGCGCTGTGTCACTGAGGAGTGCCCTGTGGCAGTGATCACAGTCGTGGTCCAGTCCATAGTGGGCTGCATCATTGACTCCTTCATGCTTGGCACAATCATGGTCAAAATGGCACGCCCTAAGAAGAGGAACCAGACCCTGCTGTTCTCGAAAAACGCTGTGATTTCCCTGCGCGATGGCAAGCTGTGCCTCATGTGGCGGGTGGGTAACCTGCGCAAGAGCCACATCGTGGAGGCCCATGTGCGGGCACAGCTCATTCGACCCTACGTCACGGCAGAGGGAGAGTTTATCCCTCTAGAGCAGAGGGATCTCAACGTAGGCTACGACGAAGGCATAGACAGACTCTTCCTGGTTTCTCCTCTGGTTATCGTCCATGAGATCGACGAGGACAGCCCCCTGTATACTGTGAGCCGGGCTGATCTGGAGTCTGATGACTTTGAGATCGTAGTGATCTTGGAGGGCATGGTGGAGGCCACCGCCATGACCACCCAGGCCCGCAGCTCCTATCTGGCCAAGGAGATCCTATGGGGGCACAGGTTTGAGCCTGTGATCTTTGAGGACCGAACCAAGTATCAGGTGGACTATGCTCGCTTCCACAAGACCTACGAGGTGCCCTCCACACCCCACTGCAGCGCCAAGGAGCTCAGTGAGACGGCCAGCCGGCCTGCCTCATCTGCCTCCTCCCACTCAGTATTCCCAACCAGCCCCAGAATCCCCCAGCACCTCGTAACCCCCCACTCCCCCAGCGCCTTCTGCTATGAGAATGAGGTAGCACTGAGCTGTGGAGAGGACGAGGATGAACTGGATAGGCAAATGGGAAAAGACAGGGAGGAGGAAAGCAGGAATTCAGTTTCTGTAGACTTTCATAATTTGTTTCAGGACACAGCCACAATGACATCCGGCAGCAACGTGCTGTGCGTTTTGGACATGGACAATCAGATGGATTTTGACATTCTACAGACTACTATTACTCGTGATCCACTGACATATAAAAGTGAGTCAGGAATCTGA
- the LOC115171313 gene encoding inward rectifier potassium channel 4-like isoform X1, translating into MITGAMGTARANRYSFVAPDEEGLKISTLGLHNGHSSPNSRFLSPSGTSGGDRISGAIGHRMNNYNGKISTTGTSQLRSRFVKKNGHCNVVFSNMEEKSQRYLADIFTTCVDIRWRYLLLLFCSTFLSSWMFFGIIFYSVSRAHGDFDEHPGMSSSSGLEGNGLGVGEVEGVQKKWQPCLLHVEGLVGAFLFSVETQTTIGYGWRCVTEECPVAVITVVVQSIVGCIIDSFMLGTIMVKMARPKKRNQTLLFSKNAVISLRDGKLCLMWRVGNLRKSHIVEAHVRAQLIRPYVTAEGEFIPLEQRDLNVGYDEGIDRLFLVSPLVIVHEIDEDSPLYTVSRADLESDDFEIVVILEGMVEATAMTTQARSSYLAKEILWGHRFEPVIFEDRTKYQVDYARFHKTYEVPSTPHCSAKELSETASRPASSASSHSVFPTSPRIPQHLVTPHSPSAFCYENEVALSCGEDEDELDRQMGKDREEESRNSVSVDFHNLFQDTATMTSGSNVLCVLDMDNQMDFDILQTTITRDPLTYKSESGI; encoded by the exons ATGATCACTGGTGCCATGGGAACAGCACGGGCCAACAG GTACAGCTTCGTAGCACCAGATGAGGAGGGCCTGAAAATCTCCACCCTTGGGCTCCACAACGGCCACAGCTCGCCAAATAGCCGGTTCCTCTCCCCTAGTGGCACATCCGGAGGAGATAGGATATCAGGAGCCATAGGTCATAGGATGAACAATTACAACGGAAAGATCTCTACTACAGGAACGAGCCAACTAAGAAGTCGCTTCGTCAAGAAAAATGGGCATTGCAACGTGGTATTCTCTAACATGGAGGAGAAATCCCAACGTTACCTGGCCGACATCTTTACCACCTGCGTGGACATTCGCTGGAGATACTTACTACTCCTCTTCTGCTCGACCTTCCTGTCCTCCTGGATGTTTTTTGGAATAATCTTCTATTCAGTTTCCAGAGCCCATGGGGATTTTGATGAGCACCCTGGAATGAGTTCCTCTTCAGGGTTGGAAGGGAATGGGCTTGGGGTTGGTGAAGTTGAAGGGGTGCAGAAAAAGTGGCAGCCATGCCTCCTTCATGTGGAGGGCTTGGTCGGAGCCTTCCTATTCTCCGTCGAGACCCAGACCACCATTGGTTATGGGTGGCGCTGTGTCACTGAGGAGTGCCCTGTGGCAGTGATCACAGTCGTGGTCCAGTCCATAGTGGGCTGCATCATTGACTCCTTCATGCTTGGCACAATCATGGTCAAAATGGCACGCCCTAAGAAGAGGAACCAGACCCTGCTGTTCTCGAAAAACGCTGTGATTTCCCTGCGCGATGGCAAGCTGTGCCTCATGTGGCGGGTGGGTAACCTGCGCAAGAGCCACATCGTGGAGGCCCATGTGCGGGCACAGCTCATTCGACCCTACGTCACGGCAGAGGGAGAGTTTATCCCTCTAGAGCAGAGGGATCTCAACGTAGGCTACGACGAAGGCATAGACAGACTCTTCCTGGTTTCTCCTCTGGTTATCGTCCATGAGATCGACGAGGACAGCCCCCTGTATACTGTGAGCCGGGCTGATCTGGAGTCTGATGACTTTGAGATCGTAGTGATCTTGGAGGGCATGGTGGAGGCCACCGCCATGACCACCCAGGCCCGCAGCTCCTATCTGGCCAAGGAGATCCTATGGGGGCACAGGTTTGAGCCTGTGATCTTTGAGGACCGAACCAAGTATCAGGTGGACTATGCTCGCTTCCACAAGACCTACGAGGTGCCCTCCACACCCCACTGCAGCGCCAAGGAGCTCAGTGAGACGGCCAGCCGGCCTGCCTCATCTGCCTCCTCCCACTCAGTATTCCCAACCAGCCCCAGAATCCCCCAGCACCTCGTAACCCCCCACTCCCCCAGCGCCTTCTGCTATGAGAATGAGGTAGCACTGAGCTGTGGAGAGGACGAGGATGAACTGGATAGGCAAATGGGAAAAGACAGGGAGGAGGAAAGCAGGAATTCAGTTTCTGTAGACTTTCATAATTTGTTTCAGGACACAGCCACAATGACATCCGGCAGCAACGTGCTGTGCGTTTTGGACATGGACAATCAGATGGATTTTGACATTCTACAGACTACTATTACTCGTGATCCACTGACATATAAAAGTGAGTCAGGAATCTGA